Proteins encoded in a region of the Sphingopyxis sp. OAS728 genome:
- a CDS encoding glycoside hydrolase family 2 protein has product MRSLLITASLLALAPVAAQAQTTAAPPTGDAVYTSDLMTRWGKDVTPENAWRLYPRPQMVRERWVNLNGLWDYAIAPKAAERPAAMDGKILVPFPVESKLSRVARKVTPDDRVWYRRSFTVPADWRGQNVMLNFGAVDYEATVRVNGSVVGSHKGGFDAFGFDISPYLKPGANELVVEVTDPTSAGTQPRGKQILDPAGIWYTAVSGIWQTVWIEPVPKLHIAEVRATPDIDRGTVDVAVALSGWANDNDAVRLTASAGGKTIESTIIRANRQATLAIPNAHLWSPSDPYLYDLKAELVTIADPYAGEAERDRKAYDSRFTDHESRVYAKAKVQGAPRDSVAAYFAMRKVSVGPGRVAGQPAILLNNKPLFQHGTLDQGWWPDGLYTPPSEEAMKSDIVFLKKAGFNMLRKHIKVEPARYYHDADRLGMLIWQDMPSGGGEDQYLAGTSQYQAIFPSETLAEQQKQLSEMIGELRAFPSIVTWVVNNEGWGQYDSATLTRFVKGIDPTRLVDANSGWLDVAPKDSDMLDIHTYEDVPKTPSLQTDRAIVLGEYGGVGFPVPGHIWKPGKGNWSYQVAQDEKEYLVRFRRKMEGVIRQAKENGLSASVYTQTTDVEDEINGLLTYDRAVPKASADALAAIAAPLWSTPTPD; this is encoded by the coding sequence ATGCGCAGCCTCTTGATCACCGCTTCTCTTCTCGCCCTTGCACCCGTCGCGGCACAGGCGCAGACCACCGCCGCACCGCCGACTGGTGACGCCGTTTACACCAGCGACCTGATGACCCGCTGGGGCAAAGATGTGACCCCCGAAAACGCGTGGCGCCTTTATCCGCGCCCGCAGATGGTGCGCGAGCGCTGGGTCAACCTCAACGGCCTGTGGGACTATGCGATCGCGCCCAAGGCGGCCGAGCGGCCCGCGGCGATGGACGGAAAGATCCTCGTGCCATTCCCCGTCGAATCCAAATTGTCGCGCGTTGCGCGCAAGGTCACGCCCGACGACCGCGTCTGGTATCGCCGTAGCTTCACCGTTCCCGCCGACTGGCGCGGCCAGAATGTCATGCTCAACTTCGGCGCGGTCGATTATGAGGCGACGGTGCGCGTCAACGGATCGGTCGTCGGCTCGCACAAGGGCGGCTTCGACGCCTTCGGTTTCGACATCAGCCCCTATCTGAAGCCGGGCGCGAACGAACTGGTCGTCGAAGTCACCGATCCGACTAGCGCGGGCACCCAGCCGCGCGGCAAGCAGATCCTCGATCCCGCGGGCATCTGGTACACCGCGGTCAGCGGTATCTGGCAGACGGTGTGGATCGAGCCGGTGCCGAAACTCCACATTGCAGAGGTGCGCGCGACGCCCGATATCGACCGCGGCACCGTCGACGTCGCGGTCGCGCTGTCGGGCTGGGCGAACGACAATGACGCGGTGCGGCTGACCGCGAGCGCGGGCGGCAAGACGATCGAATCGACGATCATCCGCGCGAACCGGCAGGCGACGCTCGCGATCCCGAACGCGCATCTCTGGTCGCCGAGCGATCCCTATCTCTACGACCTCAAGGCCGAGCTGGTGACGATCGCCGATCCCTATGCGGGCGAGGCCGAGCGCGACCGCAAGGCCTATGACTCGCGCTTCACCGACCATGAAAGCCGCGTCTATGCGAAGGCGAAGGTGCAGGGCGCGCCGCGCGACAGCGTCGCCGCCTATTTCGCGATGCGCAAAGTGTCGGTCGGACCCGGCCGCGTCGCCGGACAGCCCGCGATCCTGCTCAACAACAAGCCGCTGTTCCAGCACGGCACGCTCGATCAGGGCTGGTGGCCCGACGGGCTTTATACGCCGCCGTCGGAAGAGGCGATGAAGAGCGACATCGTCTTCCTGAAAAAGGCCGGGTTCAACATGCTCCGCAAGCATATCAAGGTCGAACCCGCGCGCTATTATCACGACGCCGACCGGCTCGGCATGCTGATCTGGCAGGACATGCCCTCGGGCGGCGGCGAGGACCAATATCTCGCCGGCACCAGCCAGTATCAGGCGATTTTCCCGTCGGAGACGCTGGCCGAGCAGCAGAAGCAATTGTCCGAAATGATCGGTGAGCTGCGCGCCTTCCCCTCGATCGTGACCTGGGTCGTGAACAATGAGGGGTGGGGCCAATATGATTCGGCAACCCTCACGCGTTTCGTAAAGGGGATCGACCCGACGCGGCTGGTCGATGCCAATTCGGGCTGGCTCGACGTCGCGCCGAAGGATTCCGACATGCTCGACATCCACACCTATGAGGATGTGCCGAAGACGCCGTCGCTGCAGACCGATCGCGCGATCGTGCTTGGCGAATATGGCGGGGTCGGTTTCCCCGTGCCGGGGCATATCTGGAAACCGGGCAAGGGCAATTGGAGCTATCAGGTCGCGCAGGACGAGAAGGAATATCTCGTCCGCTTCCGCCGCAAGATGGAGGGCGTGATCCGGCAGGCGAAGGAGAATGGGCTCAGCGCCTCGGTCTACACCCAGACGACCGACGTCGAGGACGAGATCAACGGTCTTTTGACCTACGACCGCGCGGTGCCGAAGGCGTCGGCGGACGCGCTGGCGGCGAT